The following are encoded together in the Anopheles nili chromosome 3, idAnoNiliSN_F5_01, whole genome shotgun sequence genome:
- the LOC128726286 gene encoding AT-rich interactive domain-containing protein 1B produces the protein MPIQAPQWTEFLSCPVCCNEFAANLRPPISLGCGHTICRTCLATLHHRQCPFDQTVISTDLDYLPINNALLQLVSTPGVPSASSPSAYGGTTKGTGTGSNNPVGNGGSSSPGGGSTQSGCSTNSTSSTSSTSNSSSSSTSSNSSSSSSSSNSSTSSCDPALNASTGGAGSASTTDPDLNSTSVQSLTPENLQCYKTAKACIEELALYLKPCSPSGSGSLAGNGASGSSSGPSGGASLLSRQMQRKLVILVNCQLIEDEGRARSLRAARSLGERTVMELILHHQNPQQLSTNLWAAVRSRGCQFLGPAMQEEVLKLVLLALEDGSALSRKVLVMFVVQRLEPHFSQASKTSIGHVVQLLYRASCFKVSKREGDSSLMQLKEEFRTYEALRREHDAQIVQIATEAGLRIAPDQWSSLLYGDTAHKSHMQSINDKLQTPQSFVQSVQELLIALQRTGDPANLSGLRVQLKHLAAIDWNSENHVPSWAECSAALQAVKRVVAGLVDFVQHHGNRKLQEAGHLAHNRNYKISLCRDLNNRGTCPRGPNCTFAHSDEELEKYRTKLRKNHGNNGTGPSSNLRLMPNGKDHHPQVVGGGASSSSNQQQASSRTRSGVDFHGHSTGGNNGDGTMHQSSSSSHGYHSSGEEASASPVRFQKQSSIGGGGRDGAASHQHGHRMLEKNLASGSQGGAGGSGTVGGGSNGSGGSHHGSFGGGPGSMNGGIRGPYPVGGGTAAGHYQHSGGGSGGSMNYPHSGRVPPHSSGATGGVVSGGPPGGGGHHNSPQAMRYRSLSHMGAGSNGGNGNASGNYLPGATSTPPHANMLQHGNGGNGGHLSGAYPHQLGTAPSGAGGAVSMPGGGAHQMDQQQHQHHHHHGLQAHHPAAYFGGGDYPEGKHGVEHGPHHPHGHGPTRRPPNYSGWDNLASPPHQHQLGVGAHHGVPGKLGPGGLQQQPQQGGGGFGMPGPGGQPHHPPAGSGSSYGTAGVSPKNGHTTGAPTTPMGSKYMGGMQHPGGQQNFHHGKLGPGGTQGRDYKEKHQGNRMPGGHLVPPHGHGMPQTPSVGPGYPSGRNGAGGPPPPQGPPYLSSQLSLGGGPDAIGKGASGQGPPPPPLPAYHNGHNGSQAAYQHHHNQHMHHGPSSYQPQRPGLAEAQGYHAKLAFEALGSVAGSSAKKSYNLQLLNQHLSDMGMPNAAAQAANKDMFIRSDSLLADDDALLVAEHDFNNASQYGPISRMNPIGTERTDLGLMPRGHPRPPSGHQQRGLWSTSGSSLGDNLSPTGGGNGGSNASSPFYPINNSASGTNQPLHQHHKQLMQQQQAQGPHPYHTQHHQSAGASATIMGKMAPEPNNNTLDFDLLHADKKTLEYESSGAMGDCCETVTAPPGSGASNVDPDYLLHSLVSPSALAGGHYGEQQQQHFQALVSGSGAMMGERRDCTLQPAQQQQLMGKGSRSERCNGGALNDRMSSSGSALSPACASDDQRKLNDIKSPQSSLSGMQSPASGMAISVTSESTSCTTPPIGSGTGPGVMWNNLLDLSGLKPSPLSDTLGGDSHDQDDSSPTGRSNGATAGYAMSLTPSFKRPADQFKLSKMMMDTTAGQQQQQGFLGQQSNGGGVPAPVVSDSLSEVCRFHEMLNSSQPASPSCLSDRAASDDQRKMGAFKELNDLRIQPSTVAGMQTTSSAMLTSVTSSSSPSMVSSTGGSDGVPSLHVDQSVESMWNNLLDLTSLNPAALPAMALSPSGLEQSGSSDPLGSGSCNTSTTSTISAVMNTSNGSSGEDSYEAVMVDDMRELELRLESVLQIDENGI, from the exons ATGCCAATACAGGCGCCCCAATGGACAGAGTTTCTCAGCTGTCCCGTTTGCTGCAACGAGTTTGCGGCGAACCTTCGCCCACCGATCAGTCTAGGATGCGGTCACACCATCTGCCGCACCTGTCTCGCCACGCTACACCACAGGCAGTGCCCCTTCGATCAG ACTGTTATATCGACTGATTTAGATTATCTGCCGATTAATAATGCATTGCTGCAGTTAGTCAGTACACCGGGCGTTCCGTCTGCGTCGTCACCGTCAGCGTACGGTGGTACCACGaaaggaaccggaaccggaagcaacaATCCCGTCGGCAATGGCGGAAGCTCGTCACCGGGAGGTGGTAGCACACAGAGCGGCTGCAGTACCAACAGCACAAGCAGCACAAGCAGcacgagcaacagcagcagcagcagcacgagcagcaacagcagcagcagcagcagtagtagcaacagcagcacgtcGTCCTGTGATCCTGCGCTAAATGCTTCCACCGGTGGCGCAGGATCGGCCAGCACCACCGATCCGGACCTCAACTCGACGAGCGTCCAAAGCCTCACGCCCGAAAACCTACAATGCTACAAGACGGCGAAGGCGTGCATCGAAGAGCTGGCGCTCTACCTCAAACCGTGTTCGCCGTCGGGCAGCGGATCGCTGGCCGGAAATGGTGCCAGTGGTTCCAGCAGTGGTCCGAGCGGTGGCGCGAGCCTGCTGTCGCGACAAATGCAACGGAAGCTGGTGATACTGGTCAACTGTCAGCTGATCGAGGATGAGGGCCGAGCGCGATCGCTACGtgccgctcgctcgctcggcgAGCGAACGGTCATGGAGCTGATCCTGCACCATCAGAACCCGCAGCAGCTGAGCACGAACCTGTGGGCGGCGGTACGATCCCGCGGGTGTCAATTCCTCGGCCCGGCCATGCAGGAAGAGGTGCTAAAGCTGGTGCTTCTGGCGCTCGAGGACGGATCGGCGCTGTCCCGCAAGGTGCTGGTGATGTTCGTCGTGCAACGGCTTGAACCGCACTTTTCGCAAGCGTCCAAAACCAGCATCGGTCACGTGGTTCAGCTGCTGTACCGAGCGAGCTGCTTCAAGGTGTCGAAACGTGAGGGTGACTCTTCGCTCATGCAGCTGAAGGAAGAGTTCCGCACGTACGAAGCGTTACGTCGCGAACACGACGCACAGATTGTGCAGATCGCGACGGAAGCTGGGCTAAGGATCGCACCGGATCAGTGGTCTTCGCTGCTGTACGGCGACACGGCACACAAGTCGCACATGCAGAGCATCAACGACAAACTGCAGACACCACAATCGTTCGTACAATCAGTGCAAGAGCTGCTGATCGCGCTCCAACGTACGGGTGATCCTGCCAACTTGTCCGGGTTGCGCGTGCAGCTAAAACACCTAGCCGCGATCGATTGGAATAGCGAAAATCACGTGCCAAGCTGGGCAGAGTGTTCGGCCGCGTTGCAAGCGGTAAAGCGTGTTGTAGCCGGGCTGGTTGATTTCGTGCAGCACCACGGTAACCGGAAGCTGCAGGAAGCGGGCCATCTGGCGCACAATCGCAACTACAAGATCAGCCTGTGTCGTGATCTTAACAACCGTGGCACCTGTCCGCGTGGTCCAAACTGTACGTTCGCACACTCGGACGAAGAGTTGGAGAAGTATCGCACGAAGCTGCGCAAAAACCACGGCAATAATGGTACGGGCCCTTCTTCCAATCTGCGCCTGATGCCCAACGGCAAGGATCACCATCCGCAagtggttggtggtggtgcgagTTCCAGCTCGAATCAACAACAAGCAAGCAGCAGAACACGATCGGGAGTAGACTTCCACGGACATTCGACCGGTGGTAATAATGGTGACGGTACAATGCACCAAAGTTCGTCCTCGTCGCACGGTTATCACTCTTCCGGTGAGGAAGCATCGGCTTCTCCCGTGCGATTCCAAAAGCAATCCTCCATTGGAGGTGGTGGACGAGATGGAGCAGCAAGTCACCAGCATGGCCATCGGATGCTGGAGAAGAACCTCGCGAGTGGCAGCcagggtggtgctggtggttcgGGAACTGTAGGTGGTGGCTCCAATGGATCAGGTGGATCACATCATGGATCGTTCGGTGGTGGTCCAGGATCGATGAATGGAGGAATTAGAGGACCGTATCCGGTTGGTGGAggtactgctgctggccaCTATCAACATTCCGGTGGCGGTAGCGGCGGTTCCATGAACTATCCTCATTCCGGACGCGTGCCACCTCACTCGTCGGGTGCAACGGGAGGAGTTGTATCTGGAGGACCCCCGGGAGGAGGAGGTCATCACAACTCCCCGCAAGCGATGCGGTATCGATCGTTGTCTCACATGGGTGCAGGATCTAATGGTGGAAATGGTAACGCTAGCGGAAACTATCTACCGGGTGCAACATCGACACCACCGCATGCGAACATGCTCCAGCATGGTAATGGAGGCAATGGAGGACATCTGTCAGGAGCGTATCCTCATCAGCTTGGTACCGCGCCATCAGGAGCAGGAGGTGCGGTGTCCATGCCGGGCGGTGGAGCTCATCAAATggatcagcagcaacatcaacaccatcatcaccacggtTTACAGGCACATCATCCGGCTGCTTACTTCGGTGGAGGAGACTATCCGGAGGGCAAACACGGTGTAGAACACGGTCCACATCATCCGCATGGTCACGGTCCAACGCGTCGACCACCGAACTATTCCGGCTGGGACAATCTCGCTAGTCCCCCACATCAGCATCAGCTCGGTGTAGGTGCGCACCATGGAGTTCCGGGCAAATTGGGACCCGGGGGACTTCAACAACAGCCCCAAcaaggtggtggtgggtttggaaTGCCAGGTCCGGGTGGGCAACCACACCATCCTCCAGCTGGTTCGGGTTCGTCGTACGGAACCGCTGGTGTAAGTCCCAAAAATGGTCACACGACCGGTGCACCAACGACACCCATGGGATCCAAGTACATGGGCGGAATGCAGCATCCGGGTGGGCAGcaaaatttccaccacggAAAGCTGGGACCGGGTGGAACCCAAGGACGCGATTACAAGGAAAAACATCAGGGTAATCGGATGCCAGGTGGACATCTTGTACCACCGCATGGACACGGAATGCCTCAGACACCATCCGTGGGACCAGGGTATCCTTCCGGGCGTAATGGTGCTGgtggaccaccaccaccacagggTCCTCCCTATCTTTCCTCACAGCTCTCGTTGGGGGGAGGTCCGGATGCGATAGGTAAAGGAGCCTCGGGACAAggacctccaccaccaccgctaccGGCGTACCATAACGGACACAATGGTTCGCAGGCTGCCTACCAGCATCATCACAATCAGCACATGCACCATGGACCCTCGTCGTATCAGCCACAGCGTCCAGGACTTGCAGAAGCCCAGGGCTACCACGCCAAGCTGGCTTTCGAGGCACTCGGTTCGGTGGCCGGTAGTAGCGCCAAGAAGTCGTACAATTTGCAGCTGTTGAATCAGCACCTGAGCGATATGGGCATGCCAAACGCGGCTGCTCAAGCCGCCAACAAGGACATGTTCATCCGATCGGATTCTCTGCTGGCCGACGATGACGCTCTGCTTGTGGCTGAGCACGATTTTAACAACGCCTCGCAATACGGACCGATCTCGCGCATGAACCCAATCGGTACCGAGCGCACCGATCTCGGGCTGATGCCACGTGGCCATCCAAGACCACCCAGTGGCCACCAGCAACGGGGTCTATGGTCCACCTCTGGATCCTCACTCGGAGACAATCTTTCACCGACGGGTGGCGGAAACGGAGGCTCTAATGCATCATCTCCGTTTTATCCGATCAACAACAGTGCCAGTGGCACTAACCAGCCGCTACACCAGCACCATAAGCAGCtgatgcaacagcaacaggcgCAAGGACCACATCCTTACCACACGCAGCATCATCAATCGGCTGGGGCGTCCGCGACCATCATGGGAAAGATGGCACCGGAACCTAACAACAATACGCTGGATTTTGATCTTTTGCATGCTGACAAGAAGACGCTTGAGTACGAATCGTCGGGAGCGATGGGTGATTGTTGCGAAACAGTCACCGCACCGCCGGGTAGTGGTGCCTCGAACGTAGATCCCGACTATCTGCTCCATTCGTTGGTGTCACCATCCGCGCTTGCCGGTGGACATTACGgcgagcaacagcagcaacactttCAGGCTCTGGTCAGTGGTTCGGGTGCGATGATGGGTGAGCGGCGAGATTGTACGCTCCAACcggcgcaacagcagcagttgatgGGAAAAGGATCGCGATCGGAACGGTGTAATGGTGGAGCGTTGAATGATCGTATGAGTTCCTCAGGTTCGGCGCTATCTCCTGCTTGCGCCTCCGACGATCAACGCAAGCTGAACGATATTAAG AGTCCACAATCGTCGCTGTCGGGCATGCAGTCGCCCGCCTCTGGTATGGCTATCTCCGTGACCTCGGAATCAACGTCCTGCACAACACCTCCGATTGGTAGTGGCACAGGTCCTGGCGTGATGTGGAACAATTTGCTTGATCTGTCCGGGCTTAAACCGTCGCCTCTTTCGGACACGCTTGGTGGTGACTCGCACGATCAAGACGATAGCAGTCCGACTGGGCGTTCGAACGGTGCTACTGCTGGATATGCCATGTCTTTGACGCCCAGCTTCAAACGACCTGCAGACCAATTTAAGCTATCCAAAATGATGATGGATACTACGGcaggccagcagcagcagcagggttTTCTTGGCCAACAAAGCAACGGAGGTGGAGTACCAGCGCCGGTGGTGTCAGATTCGTTGAGCGAAGTATGCCGCTTCCACGAGATGCTCAATAGCAGCCAGCCAGCGTCCCCGAGCTGTCTGAGTGATCGTGCTGCCAGCGATGATCAACGGAAAATGGGCGCTTTCAAGGAACTGAACGATCTTCGG ATCCAACCATCCACTGTGGCGGGTATGCAGACGACATCTTCCGCGATGCTTACCTCAGTGACGTCTTCGTCGTCCCCATCGATGGTCTCATCAACGGGGGGATCAGATGGCGTTCCGTCGTTGCATGTTGACCAGTCAGTCGAATCTATGTGGAACAATCTGCTCGATTTAACCAGCCTAAACCCAGCGGCACTGCCTGCGATGGCGTTGTCACCTTCCGGTTTAGAACAGTCGGGCTCCAGCGATCCACTCGGTTCGGGTAGctgcaacaccagcaccaccagtaCGATCAGCGCAGTCATGAACACGAGCAACGGCAGTAGTGGCGAGGATTCGTACGAAGCAGTAATGGTGGATGATATGCGCGAGCTTGAATTGCGCCTCGAGTCCGTGCTGCAGATTGACGAGAACGGAATATAA